CAGCAGCCCGCATACGAATGAAATAGCTGTTGCCATCCTAGGCTCCGAGAAGATGTCGAATGATATAGACGGTGACGAAGCCGGCCGCCATGAACGTCGCCGTCGCGACCAGCGAGCGCGTGGCGCCGCGTGAAATGCCGCACACGCCGTGTCCGCTCGTGCAGCCGCTGCCGTAGCGGGTGCCGATGCCGACCAGCAAGCCGGCCGCGATCACGGCGGGCCACGACGCGTCGACGGTGATTGCGACGGGCGCATCGACCGCGCGCGCGATCAGCGCGGCAACGACCA
The nucleotide sequence above comes from Paraburkholderia youngii. Encoded proteins:
- a CDS encoding YeeE/YedE family protein is translated as MIDLDHFTPIASLCGGLLIGVAAAAMVLLLGRIAGISGIVGGLLRWTKRDGAWRAAFVAGLVVAALIARAVDAPVAITVDASWPAVIAAGLLVGIGTRYGSGCTSGHGVCGISRGATRSLVATATFMAAGFVTVYIIRHLLGA